The following proteins come from a genomic window of Azoarcus sp. PA01:
- a CDS encoding bifunctional enoyl-CoA hydratase/phosphate acetyltransferase, whose amino-acid sequence MMQVATQFIQNRVFDEIQVGDRAELVRTLRPDDIHLFAIMSGDVNPTHVDTEYARSSQFREVVGHSMWGSTLISTVLGTEFPGPGTVYVSQGLNFWRPITIGDTLTITVTCREKFEHNHHIVFDCVALNQDGLKVIDGVAEVQAPTEKVKRPRIALPEVTISDRELRYGHLLSITAGRAPIPIAVAHPCDAESLRGPLQAAAAGLVVPVLVGPEAKIRAVAEQEGLNLQGFRIVDVPHSHAAAETAVALARDGVVEALMKGSLHTDELMSAVLSKVGGLRTARRVSHVFIADVPTYPHPLLITDAAINIEPTLEDKADIVQNAIDLAHVLGLAEPKVAILSAVETVTSKLRSTIDAAALCKMADRGQIRGGLLDGPLAFDNAISLVAAKTKGINSLVAGNADILVVPDLESGNMVAKQLEYLADALMAGVVLGARVPIVLTSRADTAETRTASCAIVQLMAHKKREARLA is encoded by the coding sequence ATGATGCAAGTCGCCACCCAGTTCATCCAGAACCGTGTCTTCGACGAGATCCAGGTAGGCGATCGTGCGGAGCTGGTGCGCACGCTGCGCCCCGATGACATCCATCTGTTCGCGATCATGTCCGGCGACGTCAATCCGACCCATGTCGATACCGAATACGCGCGCTCGAGCCAGTTCCGCGAAGTCGTCGGCCACAGCATGTGGGGCAGCACGCTGATCTCGACCGTCCTCGGCACCGAGTTTCCCGGCCCCGGCACCGTCTATGTTTCGCAGGGGCTGAATTTCTGGCGGCCGATCACGATCGGCGACACCTTGACGATCACCGTGACGTGCCGCGAGAAGTTCGAGCACAACCACCACATCGTCTTCGACTGCGTCGCGCTCAACCAGGACGGGCTGAAAGTCATCGACGGCGTCGCCGAAGTCCAGGCGCCGACCGAAAAGGTCAAGCGCCCGCGCATCGCGCTGCCGGAAGTGACGATTTCCGACCGCGAACTGCGCTACGGCCACCTGTTGTCGATCACTGCCGGCCGGGCGCCGATCCCGATCGCAGTGGCACATCCTTGCGACGCGGAGTCGCTGCGCGGACCGCTGCAGGCCGCTGCGGCCGGGCTCGTCGTGCCGGTGCTGGTCGGCCCCGAAGCGAAGATTCGCGCCGTCGCGGAGCAGGAAGGGCTGAACCTGCAAGGCTTTCGCATCGTCGATGTCCCGCACAGCCACGCTGCCGCCGAAACGGCCGTCGCGCTCGCGCGCGACGGCGTCGTCGAGGCGCTGATGAAAGGGTCGCTGCACACCGACGAGCTGATGAGCGCGGTGCTGTCGAAAGTCGGCGGCCTGCGCACCGCGCGCCGCGTCAGCCACGTCTTCATCGCCGACGTGCCGACCTATCCGCACCCGCTCCTGATCACCGATGCGGCGATCAACATCGAGCCGACCCTCGAGGACAAAGCCGACATCGTCCAGAACGCGATCGACCTCGCGCACGTGCTCGGCCTCGCCGAGCCGAAAGTCGCGATCCTGTCGGCCGTCGAGACCGTGACCTCGAAGCTGCGCTCGACGATCGACGCTGCGGCGCTGTGCAAGATGGCCGACCGCGGCCAGATCCGGGGCGGCCTGCTCGACGGGCCGCTTGCGTTCGACAACGCGATCTCGCTCGTCGCGGCCAAGACCAAGGGCATCAACTCGCTGGTCGCCGGCAACGCCGACATCCTCGTCGTGCCGGACCTCGAATCCGGCAACATGGTCGCGAAGCAGCTCGAATACCTCGCCGACGCGCTGATGGCGGGCGTAGTGCTCGGCGCACGCGTGCCGATCGTGCTGACGAGCCGCGCCGACACGGCCGAGACGCGCACCGCGTCGTGCGCGATCGTGCAACTGATGGCGCACAAGAAGCGCGAGGCAAGACTCGCATGA
- a CDS encoding acetate/propionate family kinase, producing the protein MKAILVINAGSSSVKFALYASEPELAAKPALSGQIEGIGATPMLSAQDAAGLRYREPVHSAGEQAEQHRDALNHLFAWLAAHNPALDIVAAGHRIVHGGELHSAPVRLNEFVLRDLDSFVPLAPLHQPHNLRAVRAVAVLLPGIPQVGCFDTAFHRTQPPLAQAFALPRAITARGVKRYGFHGLSYDYVARQLPDVIGPRASGAVLIAHLGNGASMCALRDGRSIASTMGFTAVDGLMMGTRTGSLDPGVLLYLMEQQHLDAKALTNLLYKESGLLGVSGISQDMRTLLASPAREAKEAVDLFCYRIAREIGSLAAAAGGLDALVFTGGIGEHAAPVREQVAELSAWLGVKIDAQANAADAPRIDAPDSRVAVAVVPTNEERMIARYTAEVLKL; encoded by the coding sequence ATGAAAGCGATCCTGGTCATCAACGCGGGCTCGAGCAGCGTCAAGTTCGCGCTGTACGCGAGCGAACCGGAGCTGGCCGCAAAACCCGCGCTGTCGGGTCAGATCGAGGGAATCGGCGCGACGCCGATGCTGTCGGCGCAGGACGCCGCCGGGCTTCGCTACCGGGAGCCGGTGCACAGCGCGGGCGAGCAGGCCGAGCAGCATCGCGACGCGCTCAACCACCTGTTCGCATGGCTCGCCGCACACAACCCGGCGCTCGACATCGTCGCGGCCGGGCATCGCATCGTGCATGGCGGCGAACTCCACAGCGCGCCGGTGCGGCTGAACGAGTTCGTGCTGCGCGACCTCGACAGCTTCGTGCCGCTCGCGCCGCTGCACCAGCCGCACAACCTGCGCGCAGTGCGCGCAGTGGCCGTGCTGCTGCCCGGCATCCCGCAGGTCGGCTGCTTCGATACCGCGTTCCACCGCACGCAACCGCCGCTCGCGCAGGCGTTTGCGCTGCCGCGCGCGATCACCGCCCGCGGCGTCAAGCGCTACGGGTTCCACGGCCTGTCGTACGATTACGTCGCCCGCCAGCTGCCCGACGTCATCGGCCCGCGCGCGAGTGGCGCGGTGCTGATCGCGCATCTGGGCAACGGCGCGTCGATGTGCGCGCTGCGCGACGGCAGGAGCATCGCTTCGACGATGGGCTTCACCGCCGTCGACGGCCTGATGATGGGCACGCGCACCGGCAGCCTCGACCCGGGCGTGCTGCTGTACCTGATGGAACAGCAGCACCTGGACGCGAAAGCGCTGACGAACCTGCTGTACAAGGAATCCGGGCTGCTCGGCGTGTCCGGCATCAGCCAGGACATGCGCACGCTGCTGGCGTCGCCGGCGCGCGAAGCGAAAGAAGCGGTGGATCTGTTCTGCTATCGCATCGCGCGCGAGATCGGCTCGCTCGCAGCCGCCGCCGGCGGGCTCGACGCGCTGGTGTTCACCGGCGGCATCGGCGAACACGCCGCACCGGTGCGCGAACAGGTCGCCGAACTGTCGGCGTGGCTCGGCGTGAAAATCGACGCGCAGGCGAACGCCGCCGACGCCCCGCGCATCGACGCACCAGACAGCCGCGTCGCGGTCGCGGTCGTACCGACGAACGAGGAACGGATGATCGCGCGCTACACGGCCGAGGTGCTGAAGCTGTAA
- a CDS encoding glutamate synthase subunit beta, which translates to MGKPTGFLEYQRLSEAYEPVAERVKKYKEFVMRLSDEQAAVQGARCMDCGIPFCNTGCPVNNIIPDWNDLVYRNQWRQAIEVLHSTNNFPEFTGRICPAPCEAACTLNINADPVGIKSIEHAIIDKAWEEGWVQPRPPKSKTGRKVAVVGSGPAGLAAAQQLARAGHDVTVFEKNDRIGGLLRYGIPDFKMEKSLIDRRIEQMQAEGVAFCTGVVVGSAELPAGIASDAKEVVSAEAITKEFDAVILAAGSEVPRDLPVPGRELDGVHFALEFLIPQNKAVAGGAPNPISATGKHVVVIGGGDTGSDCVGTSNRHGAASVTQFELMPMPPEQENKALTWPYWPIKFRTSSSHEEGCERDFAVATKAFYGTNGKVEGLKAVRLEWKDGRMAEVPGSEFDVKADLVFFAMGFTNPAASLLEAFGVDRDGRGNAKATTDGEGCYATTSPKVFAAGDVRRGQSLVVWAIREGRQCAREVDQFLMGQSVLPR; encoded by the coding sequence ATGGGGAAGCCCACCGGATTTTTGGAGTACCAGCGTCTTTCCGAGGCCTACGAGCCGGTTGCGGAGCGGGTGAAGAAGTACAAAGAGTTCGTCATGCGCCTCTCCGACGAACAGGCCGCGGTGCAGGGCGCGCGCTGCATGGACTGCGGCATCCCGTTCTGCAACACCGGCTGCCCGGTGAACAACATCATTCCGGACTGGAACGATCTCGTTTACCGCAACCAGTGGCGTCAGGCGATCGAAGTGCTGCACTCGACGAACAACTTCCCGGAGTTCACCGGGCGCATCTGCCCGGCGCCGTGCGAAGCCGCGTGCACGCTGAACATCAACGCCGACCCGGTCGGCATCAAGTCGATCGAGCACGCGATCATCGACAAGGCGTGGGAAGAGGGCTGGGTGCAGCCGCGCCCGCCGAAGTCGAAGACCGGTAGGAAAGTCGCGGTCGTCGGCTCCGGCCCGGCCGGCCTCGCTGCCGCGCAGCAGCTCGCGCGCGCCGGGCACGACGTGACGGTGTTCGAGAAGAACGACCGCATCGGCGGGCTGCTGCGCTACGGCATCCCCGACTTCAAGATGGAAAAGTCGCTGATCGACCGGCGCATCGAGCAGATGCAGGCCGAAGGCGTGGCTTTTTGCACCGGCGTCGTCGTCGGCTCAGCGGAGCTGCCGGCCGGCATCGCCAGTGACGCGAAGGAAGTCGTCAGTGCCGAGGCGATCACGAAGGAGTTCGATGCGGTGATCCTCGCTGCCGGCTCCGAAGTGCCGCGCGACCTGCCGGTCCCCGGGCGCGAGCTCGACGGCGTGCATTTCGCGCTGGAATTCCTGATCCCGCAGAACAAGGCGGTCGCCGGCGGCGCGCCGAACCCGATCTCGGCGACCGGCAAGCACGTCGTCGTCATCGGCGGCGGCGATACCGGCTCCGACTGTGTCGGCACGTCGAACCGCCACGGTGCGGCGAGCGTCACGCAGTTCGAGCTGATGCCGATGCCGCCGGAGCAGGAGAACAAGGCGCTGACGTGGCCGTACTGGCCGATCAAGTTCCGCACGTCGTCGTCGCACGAGGAAGGCTGCGAGCGCGACTTCGCCGTCGCGACGAAAGCTTTCTATGGCACGAACGGCAAGGTCGAAGGCTTGAAAGCGGTCCGCCTCGAGTGGAAGGACGGTCGGATGGCGGAAGTGCCGGGCTCGGAATTCGACGTCAAGGCCGATCTGGTGTTCTTCGCGATGGGCTTCACGAACCCGGCTGCGAGCCTGCTCGAAGCGTTCGGCGTCGACCGGGACGGACGCGGCAACGCGAAGGCGACGACCGACGGCGAAGGCTGCTACGCGACGACCTCGCCGAAAGTGTTCGCGGCGGGCGACGTGCGCCGTGGCCAGTCGCTCGTCGTGTGGGCGATCCGCGAAGGTCGTCAATGCGCCCGCGAAGTCGACCAGTTCCTCATGGGTCAGAGCGTCCTTCCCCGCTGA